The Pan troglodytes isolate AG18354 chromosome 6, NHGRI_mPanTro3-v2.0_pri, whole genome shotgun sequence genomic sequence tagaatattcttccagttttttttaacttttattaaggaaagtttttaaatttccttttgaatTTGAAGGTACAAGTGAAAAAAAGAGTCCTATTAGTCTCAGTTTTTGCATCTGAAAGGACGGTTACTAGgttaaataaaagtatatacaaTGCCATTTTTCCTCAgcagaaaagacttttttttataaTTCAAGATATTAATCTTTTGGGATTGAGATGTGATTTAGTGCTGAGTATTCAGTTGTAGGCCAAGATGTTAAGGAGTCATCCGGGTCTAAAGGATTTGAGGGAgctataaatggcagtgtatgATTAAGTTAAAATCTAACactgtggccgggcgtggtggctcacgcctgtaatcccagcactctgggaggcccaggtgggcggatatcttgaggtcaggagttcaagaccagcctggccaacctgaccaaaccccatctctactaaaaatacaaaaattagctgggcgtggtggcatgtgcctgtaatcccccctacttaggtggctgaggcgggagaatcgcttgaacccaggaggtggagtttgtagtgagccgagatcacgccactgcactgcagtctgggtgacagagtgtgactatgtctcaaaaaaaaaacaaaacaacattgtCATGTCTCTgatttattttaggtttgtgtACTGCCCAAATTGCATGGCTTGACATCATTTCTTAATGTCGTTTTTATTTTAAGTCAGAGCACCATAACATGGTGTGGGAAGTGAAGACAAATCAGATGCCTAATGCAGTACAGAAACTCCTGTTGGTGATGGACAAGAGAGCCTCAGGAATGAATGACTCATTGGAGTTGCTGCAGTGTAATGAGAATTTGCCATCTTCACCTGGATATAACTCCTGTGATGAACACATGGAGCTTGGtaagcaaaattaaaagttatataGAAATCTCACTAAGATTCAGATAAATTTTTCTACTTAGCCCGCTTCTCCACCAACCTTGACTGGCTAGAAAGGGATATGAAGTATTTGTATATTAGGAATTTTCAGCattcttttattgcttttaaaatactaCTTAAAACCAACATGAGTTGGGCTATTTATGGTTATCGTAGACACTCATTTACAGATTGTTAAATTAAACTACTTTACTTTGTGTGTAAAGATTGGACCCCACTCGTGGCTTTTCGAAAGATGCTACTTTTGAAATATACTTGAGAGAGCTCAGTAAAATATGCTTAGCCACTCTTCGTGGCAGATTTGCTGGTATGATGTGGAAATTACAGTGGACCCTTGAAACTTGAGGATCTGACATTTATGGTTGTTACTATTGCTAAACTACTCCTGGAGATATGTGACCTTTAGAAATGTGTAAGTTTGTTGAGGTGTGTTTTTGAATTGTATTGCTTCGAGGCTGGTGTTCAGGAGTATGGAGCTAATGAGTCACCTTGGCTTGCTGCCCAGCTTTTCAGCTTGGCTTTGCCCCCATTTAATATATGGGGGTTTCCTTCATGTTTATAAAAACCTGGGGAGAAGATACAGCTGTCttaattttacaaatgatgaaatgGAGGAGATTATGTACTATGGTAATGTTTGGAAATTTAGAGATCTTAAGCTCTTGGGACACATAACCTGCTTGAATGCCAAGGATTTTCTGGACcctagtatttattgagtactggTTACTTTTGAGCAAGGAGTGCCATTTTAATCAGGTAGTTGATCTTCCTCAGTTTTTGGTTTAAGGAGGAACTCAGAAACTTAGGGCCGAGGGGAGTATAAATAACATGCCCCTTCCACCTATGACTTCgtttaaaaagtaatttcctGAACTTCAGAAACAGAAATGAACCCTTTGCAGTAAATAAATGTTGGTCAAAGGCAGTGAGGGAAAGGAAATAGCTATATCAGCATGAAAATTGTAGggtacaattattttaaattagtgtgatgttctagaactcctggctCCTTCATGACTCCATGAAAGAAGTCAGTTTTTACGAATGGATATCCCGAGTCAGTACTTCTAATTAAAACATTTCAGTTTGGCTTGGCATGATGGTTCACGCTagtaatcgcagcattttgggaggacaaggtgggaggagttcaagaccagcctggtcaacgtagtgagatatcatctctacaaaaattttctttaaaaattagctgggcatggtgggtacatgcctgtagtcctagctacttgagaggcagaggcgtgaggatcatttgagcccaggggtccaaggctgcagtgagctataattgtaccactgcactccagcctgggcaacagagtaagaccctatctcaaaaaaaacaattttttttttttttttttaagataggacATTTCGGTTTTAGTAGACTATTCTGGAATATTTGCCTGAATAGGAGTTATACATACTTTTATAGTGACATTTAGGAGACTAGAAATTTTCTTGACTTGTATATTTAAGGGACCCAATAGGTTTGTGGAGTTTGTAGGTATGTGTTTcatggagagtttttttttttaagccttcaAGATGCTTTTTCTTCCCtactacatacacacatacatacagacatatatatgattttttaaaagaatatatatataattttttttaagaattcagTATTTTGGAATTCATGTTCCTTATAGTGCTTGGTGTGTGCATGAGTGGTACTTGGGTAATATTTCCAGTCATCTTATGGGGAGCTGAAAGGGTATCATGAATTGCCTTTTAGGAATGCACTTATAGGAAAAAATAACCGATAAATAACCAGTAAATATTAACAAGTTCAGAATTTATTagtaaaaagaaatactttaacACAGAGTTGTGTAAGTAGTAGCTAAATATTTATGTGATCTATATTATCATTATGgaaattattgttttcattatagTCTGTATAACAGGTTATTAAAGTATGTGAGTAATAAGTCCATATTGCACACATAAAATGCCTTTTTCTTCATTAACTTGTTAATGTAAAAATATCTCAGTGGCATATGGATCACTCCTAGGTGAGGTACAAAACACTAGGGGGAATAAGAAGCAGAAAACACAAACCAAACCATGTTTTTCCAGTCTGTGAACAGAATGTTAAATTTATGATTTTCCTCTCTCAAAATTAATTAGCTAAAATTGAGGACTTCTCTTTTAACTGCAGTTATAATATTGTTCCTTGTATTAGTAATTTCCTTTTTATGATTTTGAGTGTGCTTATTTGCAGATGACCTTCCTGAACTTCAGGCAGTTCAAAGTGATCCTACCCAATCTGGCATGTACCAGCTGAGTTCAGATGTTTCACATCAAGAATACCCAAGATCATCTTGGAACCAAAATACCTCAGACATACCAGAAACTACTTACCGTGAAAATGAGGTGGACTGGCTAACAGAATTGGCAAATATCGCGACCAGTCCACAAAGTCCACTGATGCAGTGCTCATTTTACAATAGGTAGgagcatttattatatttttattgaaacattCTATCATTACACaaaggttttatttaaaaatttttctagttTAAAAGTAGTAATACTTTAAATTATTAGAATTTAAGTCATTAGAATTAAGCTCCTTATCTAATGATCAAAGACTTATTTCACTCACTACCATGATTTCATATTTTGAGAATTAGAAAAAGGTGATAAAGAGAaccatagattaaaaaaatttgtaaatgtttaaaataaattagaccATGAAATACTTTTACTATACATTTCTACATGTAGAAATGAAAATTGTATTTCTCTAAGGAAGCAGAGTTGTAATCaagattatattttaaacttttatcaaCCTTTAGTTGGGTTCCTTTTGGTCTAGGTTTATTTCTTCCATAGTTTATGTGGCCTTACATTATTTGCCTGTttgctaattctaaaatttgctAATATTAAAATCTTAAACTTACAAAAGTGGGTTCCCAttggtaaaaatcactgtttcATATATCCAGACAGAGTTTAAGAAAATGAGTGGTTGTGCTATGAAATTATGGAAGCTTCCAGCTAATATGCCTAGGGAGACCTAAGTGGAAAACACTTCATTATTTATCCctaaaaagaaatggataaatatgACAGTTTATAAGGGAGAGAAATGCCCATATTTGCCCACCTGTGAGTGGAAAATGATAGACCAGAGTTTTATACTAGGTAATGTAGGAATAACTGTAAATTTTGTTAGTGCTCTTGAGTGTAATGCATTGCTAAAGAATAAACTTATTAGGTGTGAAATCTCACTTTTCTTGTAACCCATTAAGTTGTGTTGCTTTTCTTACATTTAGCAGGATATTGATCTTGACTAGAGCAAATTGAATTTAATTAACTTCAGTTTAATTCCGTGTTCGTTTCCACAGGAAAGAAAACTTCCTTTCAGGGTTGTTATTTCCTTTATAGTCCTAGTTTTCATTGTAATCTTAATagtcaaaaagctaaaaattcttttatttatttttttaaacaaacctgATTTaactattggatttttttttctttctctagagataatacttttttttcactttttacagCAGAGTCATAGGATTAATAATAACAGTTTATGGAAAGTGAGTAAACCCTTCAGAAGAAAATCAgtgtaaataaaaacataagacaTAAGGAAAGGAGTATCTCCCTGAGGACGTATTATTCTGTCCAGCATTTTGAGTAATGCTCTGCTGTCTGGCCTACCTCCTAACACTGTCTGCTCATGCAGCTTATTGTTGGGTGTTAAACTGTGTTACTGAGCTTTGATATCTGAAGTCTTTATAGTTAAGGAGTTGAGGACAGGTAAAAATTTATATTACCCCTgaatagagagagagatgaagaaatcAATGCTGTTAGTGTTTGGACGTGTTTAGCATGTTAATTTTCACAGAGTATTTAggccatatacattttagaatatcaCATTGttcccttcatttttatttatttttactttttgttactTCTGTTTTAAATGGTTAAACAGAAGAACTGAtaaaactcactttttaaaattagggaGTCAGGAATGAACAAAAGGAATATTTAGCAGTTTGGCCATTCTCTGATACTTCATATATATCTAAATGTGTAATAACAGGATGGGCAGTTTTTGGGCAAAAGATGAAACATGCAgcatataatttgaaatcagaaatTGGAGAGTATGCTACAATGCATGGAAATCTGAGGGCCTTTTGATTTAAGGAGTGGTGTGTACATGAAAGTATAGATCCTTATGTAAAAGTAATTTCTGGAaaggtaaaatgaaaaatgttaatgagGATAAGGTAGAAATTGAAGGGCTAATACAAATTCTCAGGGAATAAGGGAAAAATTGGAAAGatgtcctttctctcttttttgtttttgtttttttgagacggagtcttgctctgtcgcccaggctggagtgcagtggtgcaatctcggctcactgcaagctccgccttccgggttcacgccattctcctgcctcagcctcccgagtagctgggactgcaggcacccaccaccatgcctggctggttttttgtattttaagtagagatggggtttcactgtgttagccaggatggtctccatctcctgacctcgtgatccacttgccttggcttcccaaagtgctgggtgggattacaggcatgagccaccgcacccggcccttcctctcctttttaaaaagagtgttaGTACAGACATGCATAAACTTTTTCTGTTAAGGACCAGATCTGTATTTGGCATCTCAGACAAATTATCCTGATTTGGGACCTTACCTTCAGATGGTTTTCCCTCCTCCACCTGGCTGTCTTCCTCTCTGCTTCCTTTCCAGACTGCTGAGTCCATACACATCATTCATCATCCTCTATAGGCTTGTTTCTTTCTGTTATCCCACCCATGAATTTCTGGTCTGTTTGTGAGGGAAAGATCTGGGTATGCTCCTGGGAGCTCCATATACTCTAAAGGGAGCATTGTCTGGTAAAAGAGACTTTTGAGGGGAAGAAAAGAGGGCAAGggataaagttgtttttttaaggTGATCTTTGAGGAGAAAAAATAACTAGACCTTATATGTAGTTGCTTTTCAGCAAGTTTgtattagaaaacaagaaatagtGTCCAGTTACAAGGAGGGCGGATAGGCTGCTCTCTGCTATAAAAAGTGTAAGCATTTTTGCTTAAGGTAGTTCTTGTATCTGCCCAGTGATATGTGGTTGGTAGATAAAAGAGTTCAGAGTTGGTTACACTAAGCTTAAATGCTGTCTTCATACTGAGACTTACTGAGTACAtcaaagtagaagaaagaaatggatagGACGTCCTGCATTAGAGGGGGTATTATCATTCACAAACgaaatatacacatgtatatgtattgatagaaaaatgaatgggataaataaatgaaaccatagtcgtagtttaaaatatattgtcaaaTCTGAAAAAACCGATGTCTAAAATGTGTGAGGAGGGTTTGGATAAGGAGTTAaggaatataattataaaatgaaatcttGCTGTCTTTACTAGTGTTTACCATAAATGTGTTCAATGTAATAACATTGGCGTTTTAAATATGAAGTTCTTTCATTAATAGGAAAGATCTACTTTAAGGACCTATGCTTATGGTTGAAACTGTTGCTTTATTTTAGATCATCTCCTGTACACATCATAGCCACTAGCAAAAGTTTACATTCCTATGCACGCCCTCCACCAGTGTCCTCTTCTTCGAAGAGTGAACCAGCCTTCCCTCATCACCATTGGAAGGAGGAAACACCAGTAAGACATGAAAGGGTAAGTTTATTTATGAGGTTAAACTTTTACAAAGTTTGTACAACAGTTGAAATACATTAACATTCCTCATAGGAAGTAGTCTCACTGTTCTGTTAGTGATCTGGATTTGATTTTATATACAGCTCTGCTATGTGTTAGGAAAGCTTATTATTAATGGGAATGTGCATATAACTAAAGCTTCCAAaaactttgttttgtgtgtgtctttttttttttttttttttttttagcaaattcTCCCACAGCCTGACAACCTTCAGTTTTTGAAGGCATTATATTTTCCCTAAGGTTAGAATTACTAAGTTATCCACCTATAAGCATGGGCCTAAAGACGTGGGATGAAAACAGATATtaaaaggtatattttaaaaacaaataaaaaagttgataatatttttctccataggcaAATAGTGAGTCAGAATCTGGCATTTTCTGCATGTCCTCCCTGTCAGATGATGATGATTTGGGATGGTGCAATTCCTGGCCTTCAACTGTCTGGCACTGTTTTTTGaaaggtaaaacaaacaaacaaacaaacaaaaaaaaccttgaatTTTCCACAGCTTACTTGTCTAGTACAGTCACGTGTCTAATACTTGCTTTCTACCTAAACCTTAGGCACACGACTGTGCTTTCATAAGGGAAGCAATAAGGAATGGCAAGATGTTGAAGATTTTGCTAGAGCTGAAGGCTGTGATAATGAGGAAGATCTTCAAATGGGCATTCACAAGGTtgatttaaaattcttaaaaattttttcaaaatctttccAAATGAAACAAGATTTATTGTTAATCTACAGAAATATCCTCCATTCACTTTCATATTTAAATGACATCGTACATTTTAGGTAGAGCATTTTTATGACCACTCATTGCTTAGTGTGATGGGGAGGAGCAATGATTTTAGGTTTGCCTTTCTAACATGCTTTCTTGGATGGGAAATAGTATATTTCTTGGTGCTTCTTCGTGTTTTATACACTTTACAATGGGGAAAACTGGTATTAAAAATACGTAAtgaggtcgggcgcagtggctcatgcctgtaatcccagcactttgggaggctgagacgggtggatcacgaggtcaggagattgcgaccatcctggctaacatggtgaaaccccacctctactaaaaatacaaaaaaattagctgggcgtggtggtgggcgcctgtagtcccaactacttgggaggctgaggcaggagaatggtgtgaacccaggaggcagagcttgcagtgagccaagattgcgccactgcactctagcctggcaacacagtgagactctgtctcaaaaaaaaaatatatatgtaatgaatAAACTAACCAAAGCCTTGCCTTAGTCTACAAAGTGATTAATTCCCCTGTAGATTATTGACAGCCAATTATATTAAGTTACTTTATATAAGTTGTTTCATATTAAGTTACTAAAACTAGCATTTTCTAAGTTGATGAGCAAAAGCAGTAGCGAGCAATATTAGGATAAAGTTGACacctttcattttgaaatttttaatttctccatCTCTCCTGTAGGCAAGAAAATGGGCATGTGAAGTGTGCTTGTACAAATTCTTGTTTTGATCCTGCTATGTCTCACTATTAAGTCTTTTGAGAAAAATTGTCCTGTCTTGGCTGCCTTCAGTTTCCTCCCCTTGCTTTACTCTTCACTTTAGTGAAGTTCACAATAGTCTAACTTTGGCCTCTACTACTCTACAAAAATTGTCTCAAAGGTTACTATCTTTATTCTGATTTCTAGGAAGAGAGACGTCGTTTGTTCTGTTTGACATCTGTACAACATTTGACACATTGGGTTAGTTCCTGACATTGTCTTCCCTTGATTTGTGTAGCATGGCAGCATCCTGATTCTCAGTCTTTTAGGCCTGGTACTTGACTGCCCGCAGTGCTGAATATTAGACAAGATTCTGCCCCCTTCACTTTCTTCACCAGTTCCTCTCTCCTGATAATGTCAGCAGCACCTCCATCATGTCCTGTGGAATGCACTCTGGACTTGGAGTCAGGAAACCTGGGCTCTCTTTATAGCTTCTCCAGCAATTATCTGTGTTACTGATCTTAGGCAGATTGTTAACCCCTCTGAGTATTGGCTTCCTGATCTGAAAAATGGGATTGGATTAGTTTTAAGGCCTCCTGCAGCCCTGAGAATGGGAAGATTTTGTAATTTCGTTATTTGCCAATCTATGTCTATAGCCTTCACCTGCACATTTCCAGCTGCATGTTAGACATCTCTGCATGAATATCAGTCAGTTCTTTGAACTAAGCTTAGTGTGACCAAAACTGCCCttacctttttcttcctcttcttggcTTACTTTCCTCCTATTCTTTTAAAGTTGTTATTATCATCCTTCTTGATTACCAGATTCAAAACCATGAAGTTGTCTTTTACTGTTCTATTTCTTCcctttatttatattcatttgattctaattctgtaaagattTTTAAGTCATCCTCTCTTATTCATTACCTTGTTCATGCGTTAGCGTAATTATGATTGGATACTATAGCAAGCTTTTGGCGTGTTTGTctcctttgtttttctgtgaatGTAAGGGTAAGGATCATGTTTGTTAGTGTTTGTATTTTCAGATCCTACCATGTGGCATGTGTTAAATGCTCAATATtcattgaatttaaatttttctggttCTATTACTATCGCACTTGTCAATTCAGGTCTATAATAGGTGTCTCTCATTATATCCTCAGGTAATTGAATATGAGATCTTTTCTTCTGTAGAGTCTTTTCTTATTTACCATCATCTTAAAAATTGACAGTCATGCTGATAAAAACACTTTGATTGATTTCCCAATACCTTCTAAGCAAAAATTGTCAGTACTTTGCCTGTCTTTAAGAGGCCTTTACTAACTGGCCTCTCCTTATTAGCTTTATTTGCCCCAAATCTGAACTCaccttgtatttttagcaaatacTCAGCACTCCCCAAAGTTATTGTTAATTACAAATTTCTTGGTGCAAGGCATCTTTCTAAATTGCATTCTTCTTTTAAATCTCAGTTCCAGTTGGAATTGAAAATCCTCCTTAATCTCTTTTGGTATTAATAACTCTTTATTAAACTGCATCACCATTATTTATACTTGAGTGTAAGTGCTTATTCCAGTCtagttatttatatatgtgtcttTCTTCACTACCGGGTTTGAAAGCTCTTTAATGGCAGGGATCCTGTCTTGgttatttttaccttttccaCAAAGTCTTACATGTAATGGGAACTTCACAGTGTTTTGAATTGAACATTTCCAATTCATTCACGCTATGCATATATTTTCAGGGCTATGGTTCTGATGGTCTAAAGTTGTTATCACATGAAGAAAGTGTATCATTTGGCGAGTCTGTACTGAAGTTGACTTTTGATCCTGGTACAGTAGAAGATGGTTTACTTACCGTAGAGTGTAAGCTGGACCACCCTttctatgttaaaaataaaggtaGGGCTTGAATTGCATTTGTAgtaactttttttaaacaaagcttctTAAATCTGTAATTATGTCTGTAGCTTTGATGATTAAGAAAAAATTTGAGGGGAAAACGTCTTTCAAACTAAATAAAAAACTACCACAGGGAATGCTTATAATAATACCTAATGGTGCGTAAGTATCTTAGCAGTCAGGTGGAACTTTATTTCCTGTATGAGAAATTTTTAGATTCATGTAGCATAGTATAATAAGCTTTCTATTATCTTGGTATAGTTTGGGGAATGTAGTGATCTAGTAATCACATTTTCATTAAGAGTTACCAAATATGATATAAACCTGAGTCACTCTTCAGAGCCTTATTACAGTAACACCATGTTAAAGATGATTTTATAATTCAGAGACTATTTTATGGTCTCAGTCATTTATCACTTATTGTCATTGTAGACTGTTGGAAGTGCTCATTGTCATTGTAGACGGATGGAAGTGCTGATTGATAGAGGAGctctatatataataaaatgctgAACAATAAGCTAGTTTTGGAGGGCTTTTACATTGCTGAAAGGAAATACTTACGTAGTACTTTATTGTAAAGATACATGACTTGTGTTAGAGAATCTCTTGAGACTTAgcaataactttttatttttaagatatagAAATGATATGTCTGTTCTAAAGTAGGGTGCTTTCTGTGAGTCCTCATCCTTTATGCAACATTGTTTAACTTTAGGTTGGTCATCATTTTATCCAAGCTTGACTGTGGTACAGCATGGCATTCCATGTTGTGAAGTTCATATTGGCGATGTATGTCTACCTCCTGGACACCCCGATGCCATTAATTTTGATGATTCAGGTGTTTTTGATACATTTAAAAGGTAATATTGGAttaattctttgttttattttcctcttaaagTTTGCccttcatttccctaatgatggTAACGTCAGATATTTAGGAAGTTCAGTCTTTAAAGATTTGAGAATTATAAAAGAATTATTAAGAGGAAAgtatgaaatgaaaacatattaggTAATTAAAGTATAATAGTTACCAGAGAGTTTTGCGTGTAGTTGTCATATAGGAAAATTGagtttataaaacatttaggaTTAGATTAGGAAGAATATCACATGTTACATGACCAAGAGTTTAATGGTTCAGCTTTGATagttacatttaaaaagttgTGATATCTGGCCAGTTGTTCTTAAACAGCTTATAAATCTCTTGTGTTTTTTGTAGTTAACTGTATTTTTCTTGATATAATAGTTAACTGTATCTTTGTTTCATACTCATTTTGACCAAGGGCATTAGTTGCATGGTTTAACAAATAGTAGAAAATAGCCCAAACTTGACATCTAGAAAGGCTTAGAGAGGGAAGTGGTTATTCCTGAGATCACGttgctagtaagtggcagaatagGACAAGAACCCATGTGTCCTGACTCCAGAAGGTTGGCCAGCTATCTTCATTTATATGGGACTTTCCTGGTTTTTGCACTGAAAGTCCAGCTTTCAGGAAACCCCTCAGTCCTAGACAAACTGGAACAATTGGTCACCTTGCTCCTAGAAGGAACCCAGAGAAAGTCTGTGTGTAGGTATCTGGGATTTAAAGACCCATTCTTTCTTTAAGATAATTATCAAATCCATAGGCATGTACTGGCACTAAGTAGAGAATTCTCAAGAGTCCCTGCTGGCCTgtagattttatttcattcagtttaaTTAGTATGTTTTATATATCATGAGGATGAGTgaaactattattaaaaaagcaaattgcaTAGGGCCTGACACAAGCCACATGCTCGATAAATGTCTACAAGCTTATGCTCTTAATGCTGTTTGATTACATCCCTCATATACACTCTTTtttgaaaaactagaaaaatgagTCAAAATTTTAAGGACTGATGCTTAGGATATATAGATTAATGATAACTCCTATGTTTTGGTGAGACTGTAACCTGATAGAAAAATTTTGGAAGATAATTTGGCTTTATCTTGTAAAGGTGAGTATTAGCAGTTTCATTCCTCTTTTATATATATCCTAGAGAAGTAAATTCTTGTAGTCATGCTCAAGGAGATGGTGCAAGTAAGTTTGTAGCTGTATTACTCATGATagcaaaaatgtggaaacaatatCAATACTTATTAACTGGAGAGTGAATCCATGAAGTGTGATATAATCATATAGTGGAATTAGTGGAAAATGAATGAACCTTAGCTACAAACTTTAAAACAtggatcaatttttaaaacaatgttaagTAAAAATAAGTCTTGGAAATATACAGTATGAGTCTATTTTATGGAATCATGTtccttagaaataa encodes the following:
- the HBP1 gene encoding HMG box-containing protein 1 isoform X1; the protein is MGLRGGGRRSLKDLVMATGLSEHHNMVWEVKTNQMPNAVQKLLLVMDKRASGMNDSLELLQCNENLPSSPGYNSCDEHMELDDLPELQAVQSDPTQSGMYQLSSDVSHQEYPRSSWNQNTSDIPETTYRENEVDWLTELANIATSPQSPLMQCSFYNRSSPVHIIATSKSLHSYARPPPVSSSSKSEPAFPHHHWKEETPVRHERANSESESGIFCMSSLSDDDDLGWCNSWPSTVWHCFLKGTRLCFHKGSNKEWQDVEDFARAEGCDNEEDLQMGIHKGYGSDGLKLLSHEESVSFGESVLKLTFDPGTVEDGLLTVECKLDHPFYVKNKGWSSFYPSLTVVQHGIPCCEVHIGDVCLPPGHPDAINFDDSGVFDTFKSYDFTPMDSSAVYVLSSMARQRRASLSCGGPGGQDFARSGFSKNCGSPGSSQLSSNSLYAKAVKNHSSGTVSATSPNKCKRPMNAFMLFAKKYRVEYTQMYPGKDNRAISVILGDRWKKMKNEERRMYTLEAKALAEEQKRLNPDCWKRKRTNSGSQQH
- the HBP1 gene encoding HMG box-containing protein 1 isoform X2, with translation MVWEVKTNQMPNAVQKLLLVMDKRASGMNDSLELLQCNENLPSSPGYNSCDEHMELDDLPELQAVQSDPTQSGMYQLSSDVSHQEYPRSSWNQNTSDIPETTYRENEVDWLTELANIATSPQSPLMQCSFYNRSSPVHIIATSKSLHSYARPPPVSSSSKSEPAFPHHHWKEETPVRHERANSESESGIFCMSSLSDDDDLGWCNSWPSTVWHCFLKGTRLCFHKGSNKEWQDVEDFARAEGCDNEEDLQMGIHKGYGSDGLKLLSHEESVSFGESVLKLTFDPGTVEDGLLTVECKLDHPFYVKNKGWSSFYPSLTVVQHGIPCCEVHIGDVCLPPGHPDAINFDDSGVFDTFKSYDFTPMDSSAVYVLSSMARQRRASLSCGGPGGQDFARSGFSKNCGSPGSSQLSSNSLYAKAVKNHSSGTVSATSPNKCKRPMNAFMLFAKKYRVEYTQMYPGKDNRAISVILGDRWKKMKNEERRMYTLEAKALAEEQKRLNPDCWKRKRTNSGSQQH